Genomic window (Bacteroidota bacterium):
GATTATGCCAGTCTTATTGGTTTTGTGAAAAATGGCGCTGATAAGTGGGTATGGCTGGTATTAATTCTGGCCGTTATTTTTATCATCACGGCTGTATCGAATGGTGCCAATATAACTGATGGTTTGGATGGCCTGGCGGCGGGGCAATGTGCTATTATTGGTTCAACCCTGGGTATCTTGACGTATGTCTCCGGCAACTCGATCTATTCCAATTATTTGAATATCATGTACATCCCTTATGTGGGTGAAGTGGTGATTTTTATGTGTGCATTTATAGGGGCAATTGTAGGGTTTTTGTGGTATAATTCTTACCCTGCCCAGGTGTTTATGGGCGATACAGGCAGCCTTTCATTGGGTGGAATTATTGCCGTTTGTGCCATCATCATCAGAAAGGAACTTCTATTGCCTATTTTATGCGGGATATTTTTTGTAGAAAGTCTGTCGGTCATGATTCAGGTAGGCTATTTCAAACTGACTAAAAAAATGTATGGAGAAGGACGAAGAGTTTTTAAAATGGCTCCGCTTCATCATCATTATCAGGTAGGCGGGTATCCTGAGGCAAAAATCGTTACCCGTTTTTGGATCGTTTGTATATTATTGGCTGTATTTACAGTAGCTACATTAAAGATGCGGTAACATAAGGAAAATTAATTAATCATGAAACGAACATGTTCTTTTAACACTATTTATTGGCTGATTAAAAGGAAATTAGATGCGAAGTTCATTCAATTTTAATTATAAAATTATTTACGGATGAAAAGAATAGTCATATTAGGAGCAGGTGAGAGCGGAATAGGTTCGGCTGTTCTTGCAAAACAAAAAGGCTTTGAAGTTTTTGTTTCGGATTCCGGAGCGGTCAAACCGGATTATAGGGAGATGCTTAGTAAGTACGAGC
Coding sequences:
- the mraY gene encoding phospho-N-acetylmuramoyl-pentapeptide-transferase; this encodes MLYYLFKYLHTLNFPGSGMFQYISFRSTMAFITSLVLALWMGKKIIYFLQKKQIGETIRNLGLEGQLQKKGTPTMGGIIIILSILIPVLLFDDLLNVYVLLMLATMLWLGGVGFLDDYIKVFKKNKEGLAGRFKIYGQIGIGLIVGLTLWLSDDVVVRERVLLGNVPVTEQTSKGEGIKQEKIFVHNDIKSTKTTIPFLKGHEFDYASLIGFVKNGADKWVWLVLILAVIFIITAVSNGANITDGLDGLAAGQCAIIGSTLGILTYVSGNSIYSNYLNIMYIPYVGEVVIFMCAFIGAIVGFLWYNSYPAQVFMGDTGSLSLGGIIAVCAIIIRKELLLPILCGIFFVESLSVMIQVGYFKLTKKMYGEGRRVFKMAPLHHHYQVGGYPEAKIVTRFWIVCILLAVFTVATLKMR